TTCAGTACGACGACCCGGACGCGCCCAGCGCGCCCGTCGGGTGCCAGACCGTCTTCGTCTCCAGGAACGCCGTCATGCGGTCGGTGCCCGGTGCCGCGGACCAGTCCGCGTTGTCCACAGCCTGTGGACGCAGGACGCGCTTGAGGTTGTCCGCCGCCGCGATCTCCAGCTCCTTCGCCAGCGCCTCGTCGGCCCCCGCGAGGTCGATCGCGTTGACGTCCTGGTGGGCGGCGAGCGGGGTGGCGATCTCCGCCGTACGGCCGGAGAGGACGTTGACCACGCCGCCGGGGAGGTCGGAGGTGGCCAGCACCTCGCCGAGGGAGAGGGCGGGGAGCGGGGACTTCTCGCTCGCGATCACGACCGCGGTGTTGCCCGTCGCGATGACCGGGGCGAGGACCGAGACCAGGCCCAGGAAGGACGACTCCTGCGGGGCCAGGACGGCGACGACGCCCGTCGGCTCCGGCGAGGACAGGTTGAAGAACGGGCCCGCGACCGGATTGCCGCCGCCCACCACCTGGGCGATCTTGTCGGTCCAGCCCGCGTACCAGACCCAGCGGTCGATCGCCGCGTCCACCTGCGCCGCCGCCTTCGACTTCGACAGGCCCTCGGCGCCGGCGACCTCCGCGACGTACTGCTCGCGGCGGCCCTCCAGCATCTCGGCGACGCGGTAGAGGATCTGGCCGCGGTTGTACGCCGTCGCGCCGGACCAGCCGCCGAACGCCTTGCGCGCGGCGACCACCGCGTCACGGGCGTCCTTGCGGGAGGAGAGCGGGGCGTTCGCCAGCCACTTGCCCTTTGCGTCGGTCACCTCGTACACCCGGCCGCTCTCGGAACGCGGGAACTTCCCGCCGACGTACAGCTTGTAGGTCTTCAGCACGTTGAGTCGCTCAGACATCGAGGTACGCCTCCAGGCCGTGGCGGCCGCCCTCGCGGCCGAAGCCCGACTCCTTGTAGCCGCCGAAGGGCGACGTCGGGTCGAACTTGTTGAACGTGTTGGACCAGATCACACCCGCGCGGAGCTTGTTCGCGACCGCCAGGATGCGCGAGCCCTTCTCCGTCCAGATGCCCGCGGACAGGCCGTACGGCGTGTTGTTGGCCTTGGCGACCGCCTCGTCCGGGGTGCGGAACGTGAGGACCGACAGGACCGGGCCGAAGATCTCGTCGCGGGCGACGGTGTGCGCCTGGGTGACGTTGGTGAAGAGCGTCGGCGCGAACCAGTATCCGGAGGAGGGCAGTTCGCAGGCCGGGGACCAGCGCTCGGCGCCCTCCGCCTCGCCCTGGTCCGCCAGCGCGGTGATCCGGGCCAGCTGCTCGGCCGAGTTGATCGCGCCGATGTCGGTGTTCTTGTCCAGCGGGTCGCCCAGGCGCAGGGTGGCCAGGCGGCGCTTGAGGGAGTCGAGCAGCTCGTCGTGGATCGACTCCTGGACCAGCAGGCGGGAACCCGCGCAGCAGACCTGGCCCTGGTTGAAGAAGATGCCGCTCACGATGCCCTCGACGGCCTGGTCGATGGGGGCGTCGTCGAAGACGATGTTGGCGCCCTTGCCGCCCAGTTCGAGGGTGAGCTTCTTGCGGGTGCCCGCGACCGTGCGCGCGATCTCCTTGCCGACGGCCGTGGAGCCGGTGAAGGCGACCTTGTTCACGTCGGGGTGGGCGATCAGCGCGGCGCCGGCGCGGCCGTCGCCGGTGACGATGTTGACGACGCCCCGGGGCAGGCCCGCCTGACGGCAGATGTCCGCGAAGAACAGGGCGGAGAGCGGGGTCGTCTCGGCGGGCTTGAGGACGACCGTGTTGCCGGTCGCCAGGGCCGGGGCGATCTTCCACGCCAGCATCAGGAGCGGGAAGTTCCAGGGGATGACCTGGCCCGCGACGCCCAGCGGGCGCGGGTTCGCACCGTAGCCGGCGTGGTCGAGCTTGTCGGCCCAGCCCGCGTAGTAGAAGAAGTGCGCGGCGACCAGGGGGAGGTCCGCGTCGCGCGTCTCCCTGATCGGCTTGCCGTTGTCCAGGGTCTCCAGGACGGCCAGCTCGCGGCTGCGCTCCTGGATGATCCGGGCGATGCGGAAGAGGTACTTCGCGCGCTCGGCGCCGGGGAGCGCCGACCACGTCTCGAAGGCCTTGCGGGCGGCCTTGACGGCCCGGTCCACGTCCGCCTCGCCGGCCTCGGCGACCTCGGAGAGGACCTCCTCGGTCGAGGGGGAGACCGTCTTGAAGACCTTGCCGTCGGCGGCCTCGGTGAACTCCCCGTCGATGAACAGGCCGTACGACGGGGCGATGTCGACGACCGCGCGCGACTCCGGCGCCGGTGCGTACTCGAATGCGGGTGTCTGCGTTTCCATGGTCATGGGGTCTCAGTCCACCGTCACGTAGTCGGGGCCGCTGTAACGGCCGGTGGCCAGCTTCTGGCGCTGCATCAGCAGGTCGTTCAGCAGCGAGGAGGCGCCGAAGCGGAACCAGTGGTTGTCCAGCCAGTCCTCGCCCGCGGTCTCGTTGACCAGGACCAGGAACTTGATCGCGTCCTTGGCGGTGCGGATGCCGCCGGCCGGCTTCACGCCGACCTGGACGCCGGTCTGCGCGCGGAAGTCGCGGACCGCCTCCAGCATCAGGAGGGTGTTGGAGGGCGTGGCGTTGACCGCGACCTTGCCGGTCGAGGTCTTGATGAAGTCCGCCCCGGCCAGCATGCCGAGCCAGCTGGCGCGCCGGATGTTGTCGTACGTCGACAGCTCGCCGGTCTCGAAGATGACCTTGAGGCGGGCGGACGTCCCGCAGGCCTCCCGTACGGCGGTGATCTCGTCGTACACCTTCATGTAGTGCCCCGCGAGGAACGCCCCGCGGTCGATGACCATGTCGACCTCGTCCGCGCCCGCAGCCACGGCCTCGCGCACGTCGGCCAGCTTGACGGCCAGCGAGGCGCGGCCCGCCGGGAACGCGGTGGCGACCGAGGCGACCTTCACGTCCGAGCCGGCGACGGCCGCCTTCGCGGCGGGCACCATGTCGGGATAGACGCAGACGGCCGCCGTGGCGGGGGCCGTGCGGTCGGTCGGGTCGGGGCGGACCGCCTTCGCGCCGAGCGCCCGGACCTTGCCGGGGGTGTCCGCGCCTTCCAGCGTCGTCAGGTCGACCATCGAGATGGCGAGGTCGAGGGCGTACGCCTTCGCGGTGGTCTTGATGGAACGGGTGCCGAGCGAGGCGGCGCGCGCCTCCAGGCCGACCGTGTCGACGCCGGGCAGTCCGTGGAGGAAGCGGCGCAGCGTGCTGTCGGACGCGGTGACGTCGGCGAGTCCGTGTGCGGATGCAGCAGGTGCAGTGGTGGGCATGGTCACCAGGCGAGCATATCTACGCGCGTAGCGGCTGTACAGTCCCGGGCGCTCATTCGTCCTGACGGCATCGCCCATGAGCGTCCCGGCGGCCGTCGGCGACAACCGGTCGTGCACAATCGGCAGCATGACGACCCCGGATCCCCAGTCCCCCTCGCCGCAGCCTCCGGTGCCCGCGTCCAAGGACCGCGTCTACCGCTCGCCCGCGGGCATCGCCGGTGGCGTGCTGCTGCTCGCGCTCGCCCTGTGGCTCGGTATCGACGCCGTCGTCGCGGGCGAGGGGCGCACTCCGTGGACGGCTGCCGCGGCGCTGCTCTTCCTGGTACCGCTGATCGCCGCCTACACGGTGCGGCCCGCCGTCTTCGCCGGCGAGGACCGGATGCGGGTGCGCAATCCCTTCCGCGTGATCGTGCTGCCCTGGGGGCAGGTCGAGTCGTTCCGGTCCGCCTACTCCAACGAGGTCTTCAGCGAGGCCGGCGACAAGTACCAGCTGTGGGCCCTTCCGGTCTCGCTGCGCGGGCGCAAGAAGGCGGCGCGGCAGGAGTCCCGGCGGGTGGCCGGGGGTGGCCGGGGGCGGGGCGGTCTGCTCGGGGGCGGCCGGGGGGCCGGTTCCGGCGGGGCCGTGGACGGAGCGCCGGTGCGGGCCGAGGCCGACAAGGTCATGGACGAGCTGCGGGAGCTGTGGGAGGCGCGGAAGGACGCCGAGACCTCGCGGGGTGAGGTGGCTGTGCGGTGGGCCTGGGAGGTTGTGGTGCCGGTGGTGGTGGGGGCCGTGGGGCTGGCGGTGCTGCTGGGGACTGGGTGAGTGGGTGGCCGGGTCGCCGGGAGGTCAATTTGCCGGGTGGCCGGGTGGCCGGGTGGCCGGGAGGTCGGCTCGCCCGGGTGGCCCGGTGGTCTTGAGGGCCGGCCGGGGGGTGCGTCGTCGCACCCCCCGGGTGGGTCAGATGCCTGCCGCTGCCGAGAGGTCGCGCTTGAGCGTCGTCAGCAGGTCCGTCGCCTTCGTGCGGGCCGCGGGGAGGTCGGCGTGCTCGCCGACCGGGACGACCACCTCCAGGTAGCACTTCAGCTTCGGTTCCGTGCCGCTGGGGCGGACGATGACGCGTGCGCCGTCCAGGGTGTAGCGCAGGCCGTCCGTGGGCGGGAGCGTGGCCGTGCCCCGGGTGAGGTCCTCGGCGTCCGTGACCGGCAGGCCCGCGAGGTGGGCCGGGGGCTGCCGGCGCAGCCGGTCCATCGCGGCCGAGATGAGGGACAGGTCCTCCACGCGGACCGAGAGCTGGTCGGTGGCGTGCAGGCCGTGCTCCACGGCCAGGTCGTCGAGGAGGTCGAGGAGGGTGCGGCCGTCCTCCTTGAGCGTGGAGGCCAGCTCCGTGATCAGGAGCGCGGCGGTGATGCCGTCCTTGTCGCGGACGCCCTCCGGGTCCACGCAGTAGCCGAGGGCCTCCTCGTAGCCGTAGCGGATGCCGTCGACGCGCGCGATCCACTTGAAGCCGGTGAGGGTCTCGACGTGCGGGCGGTTCGCCTTCTCGGCGATGCGGCCGAGGAGGGACGACGACACGATCGACTCCGCGAACGTGCCCTGCGCTCCGCGGGTGACCAGGTGGGCGGCGAGGAGGGCGCCGACCTCGTCGCCGCGGAGCATGCGCCAGTCGTCCGTGGCGTCCTGTACCGCCACCGCGAGGCGGTCGGCGTCCGGATCGTTGGCGATGATCAGGTCGGGGGCGGTCTCGCGGGCCCTCGCGAAGGCGAGGTCCATCGCGCCGGGCTCCTCCGGGTTGGGGAAGGCGACGGTGGGGAAGTCCGGGTCGGGGTCCGCCTGCTCGGTGACGAGGGCGGGGGTGGGGAAGCCGGCCCGGGCGAAGGCGGCGAGGAGGGTGTCCTTGCCGACGCCGTGCATCGCGGTGTAGACCGTGCGGGCCGTGCGGGGGGAGCCTGGGGAGAGGACCGCGTCCGTGCGGGCGAGGTAGGCGTCGAGGACGTCGTCGCCGAGGGTCTGCCAGCCGGTGGTGGGGCGGGGGACGTCGTGCAGGGAGGCCACGGCGTCGATCTCCGCGGCGATGCCGGCGTCCGCGGGGGGCACGATCTGGGAGCCGTCGCCCAGGTACACCTTGTAGCCGTTGTCCCGGGGCGGGTTGTGGCTGGCCGTGACCTCCACGCCGGCGACCGCGCCGAGGTGGCGGATGGCGAAGGCGAGCACGGGGGTGGGGAGGGGGCGGGGGAGGACGGCCGCCCTGAGGCCGGCGCCGGTCATGACCGCGGCGGTGTCCGCCGCGAAGTCCCGTGACTTGTGGCGGGCGTCGTAGCCGATGACGACGAGGCCGGCCGTGTCGTCCCCGTGGGGGGTTCCCTGCTTCTTGAGGTAGGCGGCGAGGCCCGCTGCGGCGCGGATGACCACGGAGCGGTTCATGCGCATCGGGCCGGCGCCTAGCTCGCCGCGGAGGCCCGCGGTGCCGAACTGGAGGGTGCCGGAGAAGCGTGCGGTGAGCTCTGCGTGGTCCTCGGCGTCGATGAGCTTGGCGAGTTCGGCGCGGGTGTCCGCGTCGGGGTCCTCGGCCAGCCATGCCTTGGCCCGTGCGAGGAGGTCGTCTTGCACGTCGGTCAGCCTCTCGTGTGTCGGTGGTTCTGGGGGGTGGGGTGCCTGCGGCGGCCTGTGCGGGATGGGTGGGGGTGCGCGTAGCGCGGTGCGTTGCGTTGTGGGCGGGGTCGCGCCGGGGGGTGTCCGTCCTCGGAACGGCGCGGAATCGGTCGGCCGCAGAAGTGACGTTCGTTGACGCGCCAACCGCTGCGGGCGGCCCCCCCCCCGACACGACCCCTTCTCGCCGTACGCGGCTCTCCCGCGTAGCTGCGGGCCCCCGTGCCGCCGGGGCGGCACGGGGGGCGCGGCGGCACCCCGCTACGCCGGGCCGCGACACCCGTCTCCGGGCCCGCCCCCGCGCCGGGTGCCCACGGGAACGCCGGGTCCTACAGGCGGCCCAGGACCTGCGTCAGCAGCGCGCCCATCCGGGTGGCGGAGTCGCGGCCTGCCTGGAGGACCTCCTCGTGGTTGAGGGGCTCGCCCGTCATGCCCGCGGCGAGGTTGGTGACCAGGGAGATGCCCAGTACCTCCGCGCCGGCCTCGCGCGCGGCGATCGCCTCCAGGACCGTCGACATGCCCACCAGGTCGGCCCCGATGACGCGGGCCATGCGGATCTCGGCCGGGGTCTCGTAGTGCGGGCCGGGGAACTGGGCGTAGACGCCCTCCTCCAGCGTGGGGTCGACCTCCTTGCACAGGGCCCGCAGGCGGGGGGAGTAGAGGTCGGTGAGGTCGACGAAATTGGCGCCGATGACGGGGGAGGTGGCGGTGAGGTTGATGTGGTCGCTGATCAGGACCGGCTGGCCGGGGCGCATGCCCTCGCGCAGGCCGCCGCAGCCGTTGGTCAGGATGATCGTCTTGGCGCCGGCCGCCACCGCGGTGCGGACGCCGTGGGAGACGGCGGCGACGCCGTGGCCCTCGTAGTAGTGGGTGCGGCCCAGGAAGACCAGTGCGCGCTTGTCGCCGATCGAGTACGAGCGGATCTTGCCGCCGTGACCCTCCACCGCGGGCTTGGGGAAGCCCGGCAGGTCGGTGACCTGGAGATCGGCCTCAGGCGCGCCCAGGGCGTCCACGGCCGGTGCCCAGCCGGAGCCCATCACGAGGGCGACGTCGTGGGTCTCGGCGCCGGTGAGTTCGCGCAGGCGGGCCGCGGCGGCGTCGGCGGCGACCCCCGGGTCAACTGGGGTGGCGCCCTGGATGTCGTCCGGAAGAAGAGATGCGTTCACGCCGAAGAGGGTATCCGGTTTCCGCCTACGCGCGTAGATGACAGAGGTCACGGGATGGTGATTGTTGGGTTGGAGGATCCGACAGGGGGGCGTCAGCAGGGGCGCTTGCGGAGTTCCATCACGTAGTCGTGGGGGGCGCCGGCCGATTCCGCCGCGTCCGCCACCTCGCCCAGGTAGCGGGCGGAGGGCAGGCCGCCCTCGTAGGCGTTCAGGACGTACGTCCAGGCCTTCTCCTCGCCCTCCAGGGTGTGGA
The Streptomyces sp. NBC_01723 genome window above contains:
- a CDS encoding aldehyde dehydrogenase family protein; the protein is MSERLNVLKTYKLYVGGKFPRSESGRVYEVTDAKGKWLANAPLSSRKDARDAVVAARKAFGGWSGATAYNRGQILYRVAEMLEGRREQYVAEVAGAEGLSKSKAAAQVDAAIDRWVWYAGWTDKIAQVVGGGNPVAGPFFNLSSPEPTGVVAVLAPQESSFLGLVSVLAPVIATGNTAVVIASEKSPLPALSLGEVLATSDLPGGVVNVLSGRTAEIATPLAAHQDVNAIDLAGADEALAKELEIAAADNLKRVLRPQAVDNADWSAAPGTDRMTAFLETKTVWHPTGALGASGSSY
- a CDS encoding phospho-sugar mutase, with amino-acid sequence MQDDLLARAKAWLAEDPDADTRAELAKLIDAEDHAELTARFSGTLQFGTAGLRGELGAGPMRMNRSVVIRAAAGLAAYLKKQGTPHGDDTAGLVVIGYDARHKSRDFAADTAAVMTGAGLRAAVLPRPLPTPVLAFAIRHLGAVAGVEVTASHNPPRDNGYKVYLGDGSQIVPPADAGIAAEIDAVASLHDVPRPTTGWQTLGDDVLDAYLARTDAVLSPGSPRTARTVYTAMHGVGKDTLLAAFARAGFPTPALVTEQADPDPDFPTVAFPNPEEPGAMDLAFARARETAPDLIIANDPDADRLAVAVQDATDDWRMLRGDEVGALLAAHLVTRGAQGTFAESIVSSSLLGRIAEKANRPHVETLTGFKWIARVDGIRYGYEEALGYCVDPEGVRDKDGITAALLITELASTLKEDGRTLLDLLDDLAVEHGLHATDQLSVRVEDLSLISAAMDRLRRQPPAHLAGLPVTDAEDLTRGTATLPPTDGLRYTLDGARVIVRPSGTEPKLKCYLEVVVPVGEHADLPAARTKATDLLTTLKRDLSAAAGI
- a CDS encoding aldehyde dehydrogenase family protein, whose amino-acid sequence is METQTPAFEYAPAPESRAVVDIAPSYGLFIDGEFTEAADGKVFKTVSPSTEEVLSEVAEAGEADVDRAVKAARKAFETWSALPGAERAKYLFRIARIIQERSRELAVLETLDNGKPIRETRDADLPLVAAHFFYYAGWADKLDHAGYGANPRPLGVAGQVIPWNFPLLMLAWKIAPALATGNTVVLKPAETTPLSALFFADICRQAGLPRGVVNIVTGDGRAGAALIAHPDVNKVAFTGSTAVGKEIARTVAGTRKKLTLELGGKGANIVFDDAPIDQAVEGIVSGIFFNQGQVCCAGSRLLVQESIHDELLDSLKRRLATLRLGDPLDKNTDIGAINSAEQLARITALADQGEAEGAERWSPACELPSSGYWFAPTLFTNVTQAHTVARDEIFGPVLSVLTFRTPDEAVAKANNTPYGLSAGIWTEKGSRILAVANKLRAGVIWSNTFNKFDPTSPFGGYKESGFGREGGRHGLEAYLDV
- a CDS encoding PH domain-containing protein; translation: MTTPDPQSPSPQPPVPASKDRVYRSPAGIAGGVLLLALALWLGIDAVVAGEGRTPWTAAAALLFLVPLIAAYTVRPAVFAGEDRMRVRNPFRVIVLPWGQVESFRSAYSNEVFSEAGDKYQLWALPVSLRGRKKAARQESRRVAGGGRGRGGLLGGGRGAGSGGAVDGAPVRAEADKVMDELRELWEARKDAETSRGEVAVRWAWEVVVPVVVGAVGLAVLLGTG
- a CDS encoding purine-nucleoside phosphorylase, with product MNASLLPDDIQGATPVDPGVAADAAAARLRELTGAETHDVALVMGSGWAPAVDALGAPEADLQVTDLPGFPKPAVEGHGGKIRSYSIGDKRALVFLGRTHYYEGHGVAAVSHGVRTAVAAGAKTIILTNGCGGLREGMRPGQPVLISDHINLTATSPVIGANFVDLTDLYSPRLRALCKEVDPTLEEGVYAQFPGPHYETPAEIRMARVIGADLVGMSTVLEAIAAREAGAEVLGISLVTNLAAGMTGEPLNHEEVLQAGRDSATRMGALLTQVLGRL
- the deoC gene encoding deoxyribose-phosphate aldolase — its product is MPTTAPAASAHGLADVTASDSTLRRFLHGLPGVDTVGLEARAASLGTRSIKTTAKAYALDLAISMVDLTTLEGADTPGKVRALGAKAVRPDPTDRTAPATAAVCVYPDMVPAAKAAVAGSDVKVASVATAFPAGRASLAVKLADVREAVAAGADEVDMVIDRGAFLAGHYMKVYDEITAVREACGTSARLKVIFETGELSTYDNIRRASWLGMLAGADFIKTSTGKVAVNATPSNTLLMLEAVRDFRAQTGVQVGVKPAGGIRTAKDAIKFLVLVNETAGEDWLDNHWFRFGASSLLNDLLMQRQKLATGRYSGPDYVTVD